The sequence TGAAAGTTTCCTGGTGGCACAAGTGCGGAGGGGAAACACCCGTTCCCATCCCGAACACGGAAGTTAAGCCCTCCAGCGCCGATGGTACTGGGGTTCTCCCCGGGAGAGTAGGCCGCTGCCAGGAAAAGTTTAATCAATTGTTCAAAAGGAGTTCGCCAGGAACTCCTTTTGTCTTCTATCCGGGCCGAAGCTTCTTCGCCCGGTGTTCCAGCCTGCCTTTGCCCCCATGGTCCGGAGACGAAGCGCAGGGGCGCGAAGGTTTGCCCGGCAATGAGGGCGAATGGACGCCCGCCTTTTTTTATTTTATAATCTATTTGATTAAAGGAGTTGTTGGTCATGGGGGGAATGGAGTTTACCTTTGGCAAGAGTGAGCTTAACCCCGAAATCGGACCCACAAAGGAATGGCTGCTGACTAACGGTCTCGGGGGTTTTGCTTCTTCCACCATTATCGGACTCAATACACGCCGCTACCACGGACTCCTCATTGCATCCTTAAGGCCGCCGGTGGACCGGCGCCTGCTTGTTGCGAAGCTGGATGAAGATTTATATGTCGAAGATAAAAAGTTTGTTCTGGGCACGAATCAGGTCCATGGTGGCTACGCCCAGGAGGGGTACAGGCACCTCCAGCGCTTCCAGCGCAATCCCTTCCCCACCTATACGTACCAGATTGGAGATATCTTCATCATTAAAAAAATTTTCATGATTTACGGCCAGAATACAACGGTAGTTAATTATAAAATTATTAACGAACACGGGAAGAGGGTTGCTTTAAAAATTTTCCCGCTCGTCAACTGCCGGGACTACCACGGTACGGTCTTTGAAAACGATTGGCCCTTTCGCCAGGAAGTGAGGGATTTCCAGGTTAAAATCGAACCCTTCCCTGGGGCGCCCTCCTTTTATCTGGCCAGCGATCAGGCTCGTTATGTCAGGGAAAGTTCCTGGTACAAGGGGATGTATTACGCCGTCGAGGAGTACCGCGGTCTTCCCTGTCTTGAGGACCACTACATTCCGGGTTATTTCGTAATTCATACTCAATCTTCCGAGGACTTCTCAGTGGTTCTTTCTACAGAGGAGGTGTTTTCTTTTAATTACGCCGCTCTGGAAGCCGGGGAAAGGGAGCGCCTGGAGTCTCTTCTGGATGTCGCGGGGTACCAGGATGAATTTGCCCAGCAGCTGGTTCTTGCAGCCGATGCCTTTCTTGTCAGGAGAAAGACCACAGGAAAGCGGACCATTATTGCCGGATACCCCTGGTTCAGCGACTGGGGGCGGGATGCCATGATTGCCCTGCCCGGCCTGACTTTATGCACAAAGCGCTTTCAAGAAGCGCGGGAAATTCTTGCAACATTTGCGGCCTACGAGAAGGATGGGCTCATCCCCAATATGTTTCCCGATGCGGGGGAAGAGCCTTTATACAACACCGTAGATGCTCCTTTATGGTACTTCTTTGCGGTTCAAAAGTTTCTCGCCTATACCGCGGACTACGGATTTATCAGAGAGCAAATCTTTCCCACACTGAAAAAAATCATAGAAAGCTACCGTGCGGGAACAAAATTCGGGATCAAGATGGACCGGGACGGCTTGATTGCGGCGAAATGCCCCGGTGTGCAGCTTACCTGGATGGACGCCAAGGTTGGGGACTGGGTGGTGACGCCCAGGGAAGGAAAACCCGTTGAGGTGAATGCCCTCTGGTATAACGCGCTCCGCTTTATGGGACAGCTCGCAGCAGTTTTTGGTGAACGGGATGAATACAGTGAACTGGCGGAAAAGGTCCGCGCGAGTTTCCGGAGCAGTTTTTGGAATGAGGTTGAACGCTGCCTTTATGATGTCATCGACGGGGAAATAAAAGATGCCCGGATCCGCCCCAATCAGGTGATTGCCGTAAGCCTTCCTTTCAGTCCTCTCACGCGTGCCGAGGCCCGGGCAGTGGTCTCACGAGTTTGGGAGGAGTTGTATGCCGTTTACGGGCTGCGCAGCCTCTCTCCGTATGATCCCGAGTTTAAAGGCCGCTACGGGGGAGGCCAGGTCGAGCGGGATGCGGCTTACCATCAGGGCACGGTCTGGAGCTGGTTTCTCGGGCATTTTATCACCGCTTACCGGAAGGTTCATGACTATTCTCCCGAAAGCCTCGAGGTTGCTCGCTTGTTTCTGGCACCCATTAAGGATCACCTCCGGGACCACGGGATTGGAACGGTTTCCGAGATCTTTGACGGTTCTCCGCCTTTCACCCCGCGAGGCTGTTTTGCTCAGGCCTGGGGGGTGGCGGAAGTGCTGAGGTGTTATCTTGAGGATTTGCAGTAAAAAAACGGGGCCGGGCAGGAATTCGCGGTTTCTTTGTTTAAGTTTAATCCTCGATAAAGACGCGAGACTGGGGGGTGCGGGATGGCGGAAAAGGCTTTTGTAGTTATTGATATGCTCAACGATTTTGTGCAGGAGCAGGGGGCCCTGTACGTAGGCGAGGCGGGGCGCCGGATTATCCCTGTGATCGCGCGGGAACTGGCGAAGGCGCGGGAGGAGGGGTGGCCGGTGATTTATGTCTGCGACCAGCACCGGGAGGGGGATGCCGAGTTTGAAATGTTTCCTCCCCACTGCCTTGCCGGTTCTGAAGGCGGCAAGGTCTGCGCTGAGCTTGCGCCCCAGGCGGGGGACCTGGTGGTTCCCAAGCGCAGGTACAGCGGTTTTTATGGGACTGATTTAGACCTTTATCTGCGGGAAAGGAAAATCGAAGAGCTGGTTCTGGTTGGGGTTTGTACGAACATTTGCGTTTTATATACTGCTGCCGAGGCGCGGATGCGGAACTACAAAGTAACCGTTCTTAAAGAAGGTGTTGCATCCTTCGATGAAAAGGCCCACCATTTTGCCTTACAAGAAATGGAGAGAACCCTCGGGGTAAGGGTTATTTAAAGAGGCGAGGAGGCTTATCATGAAAATTGCCGTAATTGACGGTCAGGGGGGCGGGATTGGAAAACACATTACCGAAAAAATCAGGAGGGAATTCGGGGCGGAGGTAGAAATAATAGCACTGGGGACAAACAGCGCCGCTACCACTTTGATGCTGAGGGCCGGTGCAAACGAGGGTGCAACCGGGGAAAACGCCGTCGTCCAGACCGTCTCTGAAGTCGATGTTATTGTAGGGTCTCTTTCCATTCTTGTTGCCCACGCCATGCTGGGAGAAGTGACGCCGCGCATGGCTGAAGCGATCGGGCAAAGCAAGGCATTGAAGATTTTGCTGCCAATCGGGAGAAACCGGGTTGAAATCATCGGTGTCAAGCAGGAACCGCTGCCGCATTATGTGGAGCAACTGGTTCAGCATCTCAAGAGTATCAAGGAGGCCAGGCAAGATGTGTGAAGCGAATGCCTATGTTTTGAAAAATGGTCAGGAGGAACTGGTATTTGAGAGGGTTGACCGTGTTTTACCGCACGAAAGGGGGCTTCTGCTGCAGGACATTTTCGGCCGCCAGCTGATTCTCGAAGCGCGGATCAAGGAGCTTGCTCTGGTAGATCACAAGATTATTTTGGAAAGGATTGAGAAATAGCTTAAAGGGAACGGGTCCGGAAGGGAGAATTAATTTTTACATGGGAGGTGGATAAGTCCATGTTTGGTTTACTGCCGAGTGTCGGGCCGTGGGAAATTATTGCGATTCTTGCGATTGTGCTGATCATCTTTGGACCCGGCAAGCTGCCGGAGGTGGGGAAATCCCTGGGGAAGACGATCAGAGAGTTTCGCAAGGCTACAACAGAGGTAAAAGACAACCAGGAGGAGGTTATCAAGGAGCCGCAAACCAGCCCAAATCCGAACAAGTAGATTTTTTTGGTGCAATTGCTTCTTGACAACCCTGCTTCTGTGTGTTATCGTAGGCGTTGGCAACCGGTCAATTGAATAAAGAAGCATTCTCTTATCAAGAGTGGTGGAGGGACGGGCCCAATGAAACCCGGCAACCGGTCCCGGAATAACGGCGGGACGGCGGTGCCAATTCCTGCAGAATGTCAAGTTCTGGGAGATAAGAGGGGCGGAATAATTTGCAGTAAAACCTCTTCTCTCGGAAGAGGTTTTATTTTTGCATTTGGCAGGCAGGAGAAACTGCAGGGAGGTGCTTGCAAAGTTGGCTTTTGAAAAAACGTACGAAGAAATTAATGCCAGAATCAAGCGAGGGGAAGCCGTTGTTGTTACGGCAGAAGAGATTATCGACCTTGTGGCGGAAAAGGGTGTGAAGAAAGCGGCCCGGGAGGTTGATGTGGTCACTACCGGAACCTTCGGAACCATGTGTTCCAGCGGCGTCTTTTTGAACTTCGGCCATCCTGCTCCTCGCCTCAAGATGAAGAAAATTTATTTAAACGGGGTCCCCGCCTACGGAGGGATTGCCGCCGTTGATGCATACCTGGGCGCCACCGAACTCCCGGAGGGCGATCCCGAAAACCGCGTTTACCCGGGTCGCTTCCTTTACGGGGGAGGCCATGTCATCGAAGACCTGGTTGCCGGGAAACCCGTAAAGCTGGAGGCTCTGGGCTACGGAACGGACTGCTACCCGCGGCGCCGCATCGAAACCTGGATCACCCTGGCAGATCTGAACGAGGCCATCCTCTTCAACCCCCGGAATGCCTATCAGAATTACAATGTGGCCGTTAATTTATCCAGCCGCACCATCTACACTTATATGGGAGTGCTCAAACCGAATTTGGGGAATGCCAGTTATTCCTCGGCGGGGCAGCTCAGCCCCCTTTTAAACGACCCTTATTATAAAACGATCGGGATCGGAACGAAAATCTTTCTCGGCGGGGGAGTTGGTTATGTTGCCTGGCATGGAACCCAGCACAACCCGGGCGTTCCCAGGGGCGAGAACGGCGTTCCCCTAACAGGCGCCGGGACCCTGGCCGTGATCGGCGACCTCAAGCAGATGAGCCCTCTGTGGCTCCGGGGGACCAGCATCCTTGGTTACGGCACAAGCCTGGCGGTGGGAATCGGGATTCCGATTCCAATTTTAAGCGAAGAAATTCTTCTCTATACAACCGTTAAGGATGAGGACATTTTTGCTCCTGTTGTGGACTACAGTTCCGCGTACCCGAACAATACCGGGGAAGTGCTCGGGAGCGTAAGCTACGCCCAGCTCAAATCCGGCCGCATTGTGATCAACGGCAGGGAAGTGCCGACTACTCCTCTTTCCAGCTATTTTAAGGCGCGGGAAATCGCCCGGATTTTAAAAGAATGGATCAGGAGCGGGCGGTTCCTGCTCACCGAACCTGTCCAGCTGCTGCCCGGGGTGGAGGCGGGGATCACGATTAAAGGTTTGAAAGAAAAAAAGAATAACGGTTGAGGAGGGTTTTTGTTTTGGTTGTCGAAAAAAAAGTGCTGCGGTTTTCTTCGGCGATTGTGGACCAGCCGATCATCTACCGTCTGGTGAAAGACTACGACCTTGTGATTAACATCCTCAAGGCCGATATCAACCCGCACAAGGAAGGGTATGTAGTTCTGGAGCTCAGCGGCGATTCCGAAAACTACAACCGGGGCCTGGAATATTTAAGGAACCTGGGGGTGGAAATCGAGCCTTTAAGCGGAACCATTGCCTGGAACCCTGAGCGCTGTTTGCAGTGCGGGGCCTGCACCTCTTTTTGCCCGACCGGTGCTCTTTACCTGACCCGTCCGGAGATGGAGGTTCATTTTGACGGCTCGAGGTGCATTGTATGTGAAAGCTGTTTGGATGTTTGCATGGCCCGGGCTGTAGAAGTGCGTTTTTAATATGCTTGCAGAGGTCGGAGATGGAGTATCTGGAAAGAACTTACCGAAACCGGGTCAGGGGGAGGGGCCTGGTTTCTTTTCATGTTTGTTCTAAGGAATCTGACTTGCTGATCAGCGTTGACCGGGCCAGCTTCGTTCCTGAACTGCCGGGGGTTGCCCTTTCTCTGCTCAACGAATGCCGGCGCGAACTGGAGGAGTTTCTGCTCCGGGACCCCGAATTCGGCCGGGCTCTTGAGCCCTATCCCGTGAGTCCGAAGGCTCCCCGGCTTGCAAGGATGATGGCCGCTGCCGCAGCCCGGGCCGGAGTGGGCCCGATGGCTGCCGTTGCCGGAGCAATTGCGGAGGTGGTCGGCCGGAGGCTCCTTCGCTATGTGGAGGAAGTGATCGTGGAAAACGGGGGGGATATTTTTTTAAAGGCCCTCTCTCCCAGAACGGTGGGAATTTTTGCGGGTGCCTCTCCCCTTTCGGAAAGGGTTGGGCTGCTCGTCCGGCCTTCCCCCGGCTTTTATGGAATCTGCACCTCTTCCGGGACGGTGGGGCCCTCCTTGAGTTTTGGGCGCGCCGATGCTGCGGTTGTGGTGGGTTCGACAGCGGCCCTGGCAGATGCCGTGGCCACCGCCCTGGGCAACAGGGTTCAAACCGCGGCTGATTTTCCGGCTGCCCTTAACTTTGCCTGTCAGATCCGGGGGGTCCTGGGTGCGGTGGTAATTCAGGGAGACAAACTCGGTGCACTGGGGAAGATCGAACTGGTTCCCCTCTCTGGTTGAGGAAAATTGCATGGAATATTAAGTTCTGTTAAAATTTTTTGGGGGGTCGGATTGGATGCGGGAGCAGTTTAAGGAGGCAGAGCTGGCCCGATTGCTGGTGGACTGGCTCCGAAAAAAGGGAGAGGAAGCCGGAGCTGCCGGGGTGGTTTTCGGCTTGAGCGGCGGTCTTGACTCTGCGGTGGTCGGGGCCTTGTGCAGGAGGGCCTATCCCGATACCTCGCTGGCACTCATCCTGCCCTGCCACAGCAACCCCCGGGACCTGCAGGATGCCGAACTCGTCGCGCAAACCTTTCAGTTGAAGAAAAAGGTGATTCCTTTGGATCCCGTTTACGATTGCTTGCTGGCGAATCTGGATCCCCCTCCAGGTGAAGCCCAAACCGGCTTCTGCCGGATGGCCCTTGCCAACCTGAAGCCCCGCCTGCGCATGCTGGTCTTGTATTACTACGCAAATCTGAATAATTATCTTGTGGTGGGAACCGGCAACAGGAGCGAGCTTGCGGTGGGGTATTTCACGAAGTACGGAGATGGGGGAGTCGATCTTCTTCCCCTGGGCAATCTCGTGAAAAGTCAGGTCAGGGCGCTGGCTTCTTACCTTGGTGTGCCGGAGCGGATCATTTTAAAGCCGCCCAGCGCCGGATTGTGGGAAAATCAAACGGACGAAGGGGAAATGGGAATTTCCTACGCTCTGCTCGACCGTTATCTTTTAGAGGGTGAAGCACCTCCAGAAGCAAAAGAAAAAATCGAAGAAATGAAGCGGCGCAGCGAACATAAAAGGAGGCTCCCGCCTGTTCCCCCTTTTTAAAAACTTGCTTTGCGAGGTGATCTCATGGCCGGTCACTCCAAATGGGCCAACATTAAGCACCGGAAGGCAAAGGTCGACGCGCAGCGGGGGCGCCTCTTTACGAAGCTGGGGCGCGCCATCGTTGCCGCGGCCCGGCAGGGAGGCGGAGATCCCAACGTGAATCAGGCTCTGAAGCTCGCGATTGCCCGGGCGCGGGAAATGAACATGCCGATGGAAAACATCAACCGGGCGATTATGCGGGCGACAGGGGAGATGGAAGGGGAAAGCTACGAAGAAGTTACCTATGAAGGGTACGCTCCAGGTGGCGTTGCCCTCCTCCTGAAGATTTTGACCGACAACCGCAACCGGACGGCCTCGGAGATCCGCCACCTCTTCTCCAGGCACGGCGGAAGCCTGGGAGAAACAGGCTGCGTGGCATGGATGTTTGAGATGAAGGGTTTCCTGGTTATCCCGAAAGAGAACATTCCCGGGGACGAAGAGGAGCTGATGCTCTTTTTGATCGAGGCGGGTGCCGAAGATGTGAAAGAAGAGGGAAGCACCATCGAAGTGGTGACTGCACCCCAGGATTTGGAAAAGATGAAGGCTGTTCTCACCGAGCGGGGAGTGAAGTTTTCACTTGCTGAAGTGACGATGGTGCCCAAAACAACGGTTCCGATTACCGATCCCGAGACCGCGGAAAAGGTCCTGAAGCTGATGGATGTGCTGGAGGACCATGACGATGTGCAGCACGTTTATGCGAATTTCGATATTCCGGAAGAGCTTATGGACCGGTTAGAGCAGTAAAAATTTAAAAAATTCATACATAATTACCGGCCTGCTGGAAATATTTATGAGTAAAACCATCTCGTGAGGGCTGATGCGATGTCGAGTAAAGGGTATCGGGTTCTTTTATACGGATTTATCCTTGTTGCAGTGGCCGGTAGTTTGCGCCTCCTGCAAGAGCAGGTAACCCTGCGGCGCCCCCTTGCTCCTGAAACGAAAATATCTGCCAGAACCGCTTATGCTTTGTGCCGCCACGAGGTAGAGTTCCCTGCCGTTCTGCCAGGAAAGAAGGGGCTGGCTCTTATCGATTTGCAGCAGGTGTATCCCCCCAGGGAGGGGTGGCGTTCAAAGTTTACCGGAGGCGGTCTGGTTTTTACCCGAACGAAGCAGGGGCTCTGCCCGGTCTGCCGGAAAAAGACCCACCTGGGAGAAAAAGGGGGGTTTCTGGCGGTTATTCAGGGGCCTGCCGGGGTCAACGGAGGGGTTGTCAGGGTTACAAAAATCAGAATTTCAACCCTGCCTCCGGAGTTCCAGAAGAGGGCCCGGGCAGGGAGGCTTGATCTACCGAATGAAGAGGCCTTGCTCCAGATTCTGGACAGCCTTGACGAAGGTGCGGGCAATGCCTGAGCAATGCTGAAAGAGCCACTTTCTTTTCCACCAGGATTTCCCTGGTGGTTTTTGCTTTTTGCGGCCGGAGAAGAAAATTTGCTCCTTTGATAGGGAAGATTCATTGCCCTCATGCCTGGTCTCCGTAAAGTTCTTAAGGTGATATTCCCGGACGGCCTCTATTTTCCTATTTCCTTTTCGAGATTCCGGCGAGTATATTCTCCTTGTATTTAGCGCTTGGCGGTGTGACTGATTAACGATGAGGAGGCTTTGATTGTTGAAGGAAAATTGGCGGAGTTTGCCGAATTTCTACAAAGTTTACAGGTGACGCGTGCCACGGAGGATAGCGTTGATATCGAAACTGATCCAACTGGCCTATGGAGAAGATGGGCGGATGTTGGGAAACTTGAGAGTTTGTAGGAGTTGCCCCTGCCGCTCACAGCGGGACCACGAAGGATGAAAAAGGATGAAAAAGGTATTTCGTTACCCTTCATCTTTGGAATGGATTGTGGCGAAGGCGAAGGGACGAATGTAAAATTCTACAAGGAATGAGGGTTGAAGGGATGGTTTTAAAAGATGGCAACCCGCAGTTACCGGGATACAGCGTCTTTCGGCAAGCGGCAGGAGTACGTGGTGATTGCGGAACTCCTGCGCCGGGGATTCGACGTCTACCAGACGCTTGTTGACGACCAGGGCATAGATTGTGTAATCCGCCGCGAGAAGAATGGTATACCGGACTACTTGGAAATCCAGGTTAAGGCGCGGTCGAAGGATTGTAACCCGAAAAACGCGGGCCGGTTTGTCCCGTTAGACATCCCGGCCCCCCGCCCTAACTATTTTTTCATTTTCTATTCCGAACAGGCCAACGCCTTTTGGGTTGTGCCGTCTATAGAGCTCGTAAAAGTCGCGCGGCAAAATAAAACCGGCCGAAATAAAGGCCGCTACAGCATCAACTTTTGTAATATCAGAGCGGATGGTACCGTGGTTCCCCGGCCAGTATTCGATTGCTACAAGAACCGGTTTGACTTGCTCAAATAACGTTCATATGAGACACCTTTAATCCAGGAGATGGGTGCAGTTGAAGAGCGATCACTTATCAGTACGATACTGTAATTCACCCTTTAGGGATACTTTACCTCATTATTCCGCGCGACATACGTCAGCCGGGGCTCTTGTTAAAGAAGCTCACCTGGTTTTCAAAGCCCTCAGCCAAGGGATGTCGATACCACAAGTGAGGACCGCGGTGTTAAACGGGAGTCTCATACCCAAGAAATCCTTCGAAACACGCCGGACGATTTGGCGGGCCTTGCACCGCCGCTATTTTGCTAATATGCCGCCGTGGGTTGTTACGGAACTTGCAAAAGCGGCTGCGGCAGGCAATCCTTCGACACCCCGCTTTTTGTCCCTGCTCTACCTTCACTTTGCACTGCGTGACCGGCTCACTTTTGATTTTGTTACCGGCCCACTTTGGGATAAGTGGTACAATGGGTTAACCCACGTAAATCGTGGGGAGGTTTTAATTTTTCTAGATGCGGCAGGAGAGAAATATCCGGAAATTAAGCGGTGGCGCGAGAGCAGCCGAAATAAAGTAGCGTCAAACGTTCTTTCCTCCCTGAGAGATTTTGGGTTGCTCCGGGGGGTGCAACAGAAGCACATTCAAAAGCCACCGGTTCCTATCGAAACGGCTTACCATTTGTTCTTAATCCTGACCGCCGAAGGTTTGAAAGGCCGTACCGTTCTGGAGGCACCGGCGTGGAAGCTTTTTCTTTGGAGCGAAAGCGATGTCGGTGTTGCCTTCCTTGAGCTCTCCCAACAAGGGCGGCTTCGCTATGAGCGCGCAGGCCAGACTGTAATACTTGAAGCCAAAGAATTTCCGGTGGATTGGCGGTGAAAGCTTGATCGACTGGTCCTGGAAGTTGCGGGAGGCATTGGAACGCATTCGCTCTCATTATGATAACATCGGGCGGAAAACGGGGGCACCTTTTTTGGTAATCGTCTATCCGCCGGAAGCTGAGTTAGCTGTCTTAAGGGAATGGCGGGGGCTTTCCGGGACGTTGCAACCGGATTTCGAAGTTAGAAGTGTTGATCTGCTTGCAGTAACTATGGCCGTTGTCGAGGGTCTCGGCGTTCAAAATATTGTTGCGGCTATTGAGGACCCTATGCCGGGCGCCGATCCGGAAGCTGAACTGGGACGGATGTGGGTGACCGCAGCAGTTTCGGCAGTAAGGGAAGCGAGCCGCGCGCCGGCCTCCGGGAAATTGGTTATCAGTCTCGAAAGGTTGGCTGCGCTTTACCCCGCTAGTGGCCCGCGGGCGGTAATGCAGGCGTTATGGGAAAGCGGGCAAAGTACTTTGGACGGGCCCGTGGTGGTCCTCGTGCCGGGGACGTTGAGGGAGGCGCGAACCTACTCGTTTCTAAACAGGCGCGACGAGTTTATGTACCGGGGTGACATTCTTTAGTTGATAAATAGGGGCGGGTGGCAGGATGCTGATTAAGGACATTTTTCAAACAAGGGTTGAAGAGAAAATTGACCCGGTTATCAAAGTCAGTGAGGTCCAAAACGAAGATAAGCTTGCTTACGAAATTGGGAGTTACGTCGTTACGCCTGCTATCGAACGGTACATAGATGACTTTTTGGAACACTATACAGATACCTTCTATACTGCCACTACGGAAATCGGTGTTTGGATCTCGGGCTACTTCGGCTCTGGTAAGTCATACCTGGCGAAGATTCTAGCCTTACTTGTAGAAAACAGAACCCTTGTGGGACACTCTGCGGCCCAGCGCTTCGAAGCCCGTATTCCGCCGGGTGCGCCGCGCCGGGATTCTATCCTGCGGAGCCTGGCCCGCCTTGAGCGGTGCTCCTCCCGGGTGTTGGCCTTCAATATTAATACGCTGGCTGATAGCAAAGCCACGCCCCTTCCACGGCTGCTGCTTTCCCAGTATTACCTTTCCAAAGGGTATAGTTCCAATCTGGTTTACGCCCGGGTAATAGAGGCAGAACTGGACAAACGCGGCCAATTGAGCGAGTTGCACACGGCCGTGGAAAGGCGGGTGGGGAAGCCCTGGCCGGAGGTTCAGCAGAACCTTAACTTTTACGCCAGGCACCTCTATGCTGCTGCCTGCGAGGTGGCGCCCGACGTTTTTACCTGCCCGGAGGATGTATTACAGGCTTTGAAAAATGCCGAGAAGGGCGAACTTTACAACGTTCAGTTTTTTGTTCGCACGATTCTTGAGGATCTTGCGATTACAGAGAAGGCCACAGGAAAGCCTTGCCGTCTGGTGTTGGTGCTGGATGAATCCGGTCAATGGATTGAAGACGACGCTGGGCGGTTGGCCCAGCTTCAGGCGTTCGTGGAAGAAGCGGCTGAAAAGGGGCAGGGTCGCATCTGGGTTCTCGTTACCACCCATGAAGATATGGCTTCGGTGTACGCAAATGCCCGCGCTCTACAGGCGGATATGAAAAAGATGGAGGGCCGCTTCCGGTTTAAATTTGTCCTGACTACCGAGAACATAGAACTCGTACTCGAAGACCGGCTTTTGAGGAAAAACCTCCCCGGGCGGGAAGCTTTGGTAGAAGTCTACAACAGTGCTCCCGGCATTATCCGGGACCTGGGCCAATTGCGGATGGAAGGCAGGCTAATGCCCGAGTGTACCTTAGAAAAATTCGTGGATACCTATCCGTTCTTCCCCTATCAGACCCACCTCATTCCGGAAGTGGTGAAGAGCCTTCGTACTCAGGGCGGGCGGGGCGAGCAGTTATCTGGTTCTACCCGGACGCTGATCGCTATCACTCAGGATATCCTGCGCACCGGTCGTGGGCGATACCTTGAAGCTCCGGTGGGACGGGTGGTTTCTTTTGACGAGGTTTATGCCAATCTCGAGGCGGCCGAAATCAACCCCGAGGTCCGGCGGGAGATCCAGCTGATCACCACCGACGTTCCGGGGGCCACCCTTCTGACCCGGCGCGTCGCAGAGGTGCTCTACCTTCTTTCAGGCATTACCTATTTACCACGAACTATCGATAACCTGGCCCGGCTACTCGCTGAATCGGTGGATGACGATATCGCTGCGATTGCGGCGCGGATAAGGCCGGAACTCGAGCG comes from Bacillota bacterium and encodes:
- a CDS encoding 4Fe-4S dicluster domain-containing protein; protein product: MVVEKKVLRFSSAIVDQPIIYRLVKDYDLVINILKADINPHKEGYVVLELSGDSENYNRGLEYLRNLGVEIEPLSGTIAWNPERCLQCGACTSFCPTGALYLTRPEMEVHFDGSRCIVCESCLDVCMARAVEVRF
- the tatA gene encoding twin-arginine translocase TatA/TatE family subunit, which produces MPSVGPWEIIAILAIVLIIFGPGKLPEVGKSLGKTIREFRKATTEVKDNQEEVIKEPQTSPNPNK
- the nadE gene encoding NAD(+) synthase, with the protein product MREQFKEAELARLLVDWLRKKGEEAGAAGVVFGLSGGLDSAVVGALCRRAYPDTSLALILPCHSNPRDLQDAELVAQTFQLKKKVIPLDPVYDCLLANLDPPPGEAQTGFCRMALANLKPRLRMLVLYYYANLNNYLVVGTGNRSELAVGYFTKYGDGGVDLLPLGNLVKSQVRALASYLGVPERIILKPPSAGLWENQTDEGEMGISYALLDRYLLEGEAPPEAKEKIEEMKRRSEHKRRLPPVPPF
- a CDS encoding glycogen debranching protein codes for the protein MEFTFGKSELNPEIGPTKEWLLTNGLGGFASSTIIGLNTRRYHGLLIASLRPPVDRRLLVAKLDEDLYVEDKKFVLGTNQVHGGYAQEGYRHLQRFQRNPFPTYTYQIGDIFIIKKIFMIYGQNTTVVNYKIINEHGKRVALKIFPLVNCRDYHGTVFENDWPFRQEVRDFQVKIEPFPGAPSFYLASDQARYVRESSWYKGMYYAVEEYRGLPCLEDHYIPGYFVIHTQSSEDFSVVLSTEEVFSFNYAALEAGERERLESLLDVAGYQDEFAQQLVLAADAFLVRRKTTGKRTIIAGYPWFSDWGRDAMIALPGLTLCTKRFQEAREILATFAAYEKDGLIPNMFPDAGEEPLYNTVDAPLWYFFAVQKFLAYTADYGFIREQIFPTLKKIIESYRAGTKFGIKMDRDGLIAAKCPGVQLTWMDAKVGDWVVTPREGKPVEVNALWYNALRFMGQLAAVFGERDEYSELAEKVRASFRSSFWNEVERCLYDVIDGEIKDARIRPNQVIAVSLPFSPLTRAEARAVVSRVWEELYAVYGLRSLSPYDPEFKGRYGGGQVERDAAYHQGTVWSWFLGHFITAYRKVHDYSPESLEVARLFLAPIKDHLRDHGIGTVSEIFDGSPPFTPRGCFAQAWGVAEVLRCYLEDLQ
- a CDS encoding YebC/PmpR family DNA-binding transcriptional regulator, with product MAGHSKWANIKHRKAKVDAQRGRLFTKLGRAIVAAARQGGGDPNVNQALKLAIARAREMNMPMENINRAIMRATGEMEGESYEEVTYEGYAPGGVALLLKILTDNRNRTASEIRHLFSRHGGSLGETGCVAWMFEMKGFLVIPKENIPGDEEELMLFLIEAGAEDVKEEGSTIEVVTAPQDLEKMKAVLTERGVKFSLAEVTMVPKTTVPITDPETAEKVLKLMDVLEDHDDVQHVYANFDIPEELMDRLEQ
- a CDS encoding cysteine hydrolase, with translation MAEKAFVVIDMLNDFVQEQGALYVGEAGRRIIPVIARELAKAREEGWPVIYVCDQHREGDAEFEMFPPHCLAGSEGGKVCAELAPQAGDLVVPKRRYSGFYGTDLDLYLRERKIEELVLVGVCTNICVLYTAAEARMRNYKVTVLKEGVASFDEKAHHFALQEMERTLGVRVI
- a CDS encoding CooT family nickel-binding protein is translated as MCEANAYVLKNGQEELVFERVDRVLPHERGLLLQDIFGRQLILEARIKELALVDHKIILERIEK
- a CDS encoding DUF1819 family protein; protein product: MKSDHLSVRYCNSPFRDTLPHYSARHTSAGALVKEAHLVFKALSQGMSIPQVRTAVLNGSLIPKKSFETRRTIWRALHRRYFANMPPWVVTELAKAAAAGNPSTPRFLSLLYLHFALRDRLTFDFVTGPLWDKWYNGLTHVNRGEVLIFLDAAGEKYPEIKRWRESSRNKVASNVLSSLRDFGLLRGVQQKHIQKPPVPIETAYHLFLILTAEGLKGRTVLEAPAWKLFLWSESDVGVAFLELSQQGRLRYERAGQTVILEAKEFPVDWR
- a CDS encoding DUF3842 family protein, which codes for MKIAVIDGQGGGIGKHITEKIRREFGAEVEIIALGTNSAATTLMLRAGANEGATGENAVVQTVSEVDVIVGSLSILVAHAMLGEVTPRMAEAIGQSKALKILLPIGRNRVEIIGVKQEPLPHYVEQLVQHLKSIKEARQDV
- a CDS encoding UPF0280 family protein, encoding MEYLERTYRNRVRGRGLVSFHVCSKESDLLISVDRASFVPELPGVALSLLNECRRELEEFLLRDPEFGRALEPYPVSPKAPRLARMMAAAAARAGVGPMAAVAGAIAEVVGRRLLRYVEEVIVENGGDIFLKALSPRTVGIFAGASPLSERVGLLVRPSPGFYGICTSSGTVGPSLSFGRADAAVVVGSTAALADAVATALGNRVQTAADFPAALNFACQIRGVLGAVVIQGDKLGALGKIELVPLSG